A window from Zingiber officinale cultivar Zhangliang chromosome 7A, Zo_v1.1, whole genome shotgun sequence encodes these proteins:
- the LOC122001697 gene encoding uncharacterized protein LOC122001697, producing MDDMRSRSFHDGMMQMEAYGRRSSSAAPPGLHDLRSYSATYSYSYNGGGGGYGPDDFKTKTARRGSSSSTNGGGGVWWGFSDPEFQRKRRVASYKAYSVEGKVKGSLRRSFRWIKDRYTRAVHGW from the coding sequence ATGGACGACATGAGATCGAGGTCCTTCCACGACGGGATGATGCAGATGGAGGCGTACGGCCGCCGGTCATCATCGGCGGCTCCGCCGGGACTGCACGACCTCAGGAGCTACAGCGCCACCTACTCCTACTCCTACAACGGCGGCGGGGGAGGCTACGGGCCTGACGACTTCAAGACCAAGACCGCGCGCCGGGGGTCGTCTTCCTCCACCAACGGAGGCGGCGGCGTCTGGTGGGGTTTCAGCGACCCCGAGTTCCAGCGGAAGCGGCGGGTCGCCTCCTACAAGGCCTACTCCGTGGAGGGAAAGGTCAAGGGATCCCTCCGACGGAGCTTCCGGTGGATCAAGGACAGGTACACCAGGGCCGTCCACGGCTGGTGA